CGACAGGCTGGCGCCGATCACCTCGTCAAGGCGGGCCAGTTCGGCATGGGCGCCGCGCACCAGCATGGCGAACAACTCGCCATCGGGGGGTTCCAGGGCGGCGATCTCTTCGGTGGGATCGAAGATGCCCTCGGGATCGGCGACCTCGACGATGGCCATGCCGCCCATCGACCCGCTCATGAAATCAAGCACCACCTGATCGACGCGGGCGTCCTCGGCCAGATCAAGCACATAAAGCGCCTGGACCGCCGCCAGTCGGGCGGCGCTGCTGCGGATCTGACGACCGCTGCGCTCTTTCGGGGCAGAGCCCGGCTTATCGTCCTGCAGGGCCATGCCCTTGTCCTCCATCTCGGCAAACCACGCCCGCCGGACGGCGGGGGCAGGCTTATAACCCCATCTCGCGCTTGACGTCGAGCATGCGCAGACAGGCCCTGGCCGCCTGACCACCGAAATCCCTGCCCGCCGGGTCGGAGCG
The DNA window shown above is from Rhodospirillum rubrum ATCC 11170 and carries:
- the nusB gene encoding transcription antitermination factor NusB produces the protein MALQDDKPGSAPKERSGRQIRSSAARLAAVQALYVLDLAEDARVDQVVLDFMSGSMGGMAIVEVADPEGIFDPTEEIAALEPPDGELFAMLVRGAHAELARLDEVIGASLSADWPWDRLEPVVRAVLRAGVYELLERQRTPPRVAIKEYVDIAAAFYSGAEPGMVNAVLDRVARSARPEAFGGGV